A stretch of the Bacillota bacterium genome encodes the following:
- a CDS encoding SGNH/GDSL hydrolase family protein — protein sequence MHNNFYELHGIGETRAVEGRGGVLLQRVPEELRIKLRPGAQREYLKTAGAEIRFTIDEGDSFSFTVSNHIDNGRVKVFFGDYEYKEYIVGSEPQTISVKFEPIYFANNGFNLAAAKNFGRKTVRLMLDGNEMHLHGVSAEAAHRPTADELPKLKHLAYGTSITQGYKATSPSLCYAYLTAEALGADLFNFGCSGNAFCEPELAHYLAEQPYDYATFELSVNMFNGGLSLEEYTDRIRYFIKTIAEKSAGRPIFCISIFRYFFDMGLRKHTQQPKGRVDEFRDAYQNIVSELGMDNLHFIDGRELMKDFTGLYGDLLHPSNKGMSEIASNLVPKIRAVLKGQDR from the coding sequence ATGCATAACAATTTTTATGAGCTTCACGGTATCGGTGAAACTCGTGCGGTAGAGGGGCGAGGCGGCGTATTGCTGCAGCGTGTGCCGGAAGAACTGAGGATAAAGCTTAGACCTGGGGCTCAAAGGGAGTATCTAAAAACTGCGGGCGCGGAGATTCGTTTTACTATCGACGAGGGGGATTCTTTTTCGTTTACGGTATCGAACCATATTGACAACGGTCGTGTCAAGGTGTTTTTCGGCGACTATGAGTATAAGGAATACATAGTGGGCAGCGAACCTCAGACTATATCAGTCAAGTTTGAGCCTATATATTTCGCAAATAACGGGTTTAATCTCGCTGCAGCTAAAAATTTCGGCAGGAAAACCGTTCGCTTGATGCTGGATGGCAATGAGATGCACCTGCACGGTGTTTCTGCAGAGGCTGCGCACCGCCCGACGGCGGACGAGCTTCCCAAACTCAAGCATCTTGCTTACGGAACGTCTATTACACAGGGGTATAAAGCAACGTCTCCGTCCCTCTGCTATGCATATCTGACGGCTGAGGCGCTCGGAGCGGATCTTTTTAACTTCGGATGCTCAGGAAATGCCTTTTGCGAGCCGGAGCTTGCGCATTATCTCGCTGAGCAGCCCTACGACTATGCCACTTTTGAGCTGTCGGTGAACATGTTCAACGGCGGACTGAGCCTTGAAGAATACACAGACCGTATCCGTTATTTCATCAAAACGATTGCAGAAAAGTCTGCTGGACGCCCGATTTTCTGCATAAGCATTTTCCGTTATTTCTTCGACATGGGTCTTCGCAAGCATACACAGCAGCCGAAGGGCAGGGTCGATGAATTCCGCGACGCATATCAAAATATTGTGAGTGAACTTGGAATGGACAATTTGCATTTCATAGACGGTAGAGAGCTTATGAAAGACTTTACCGGGCTTTATGGCGATCTTTTGCACCCTTCAAACAAAGGAATGTCTGAAATTGCGTCGAATCTTGTTCCGAAAATCAGGGCTGTACTGAAAGGTCAGGACAGATGA
- a CDS encoding AEC family transporter — protein MNLIEAFGGVFSIILMVSLGVALYVKGWIKSDTEDFITKFVLKITIPLFMFVNGYHNVTAEFLESSWKQVLIAFASIIIAYLLGFGFSILFKIPKNERGICTMIFSLSNTLFVGLPVCTYYFGQEAIPSVIMYYMANTVMFWTVGTAMIAHDAGQITHFSLKTLGSIFSPPVTGFVFGGVIAMAGITMPRFLEETLSSVGAMTTPLVTILTGFVIAKAGTKRMLSFTRTSVLGLFGRYIVSPLIMIGLLVMFAPTQLTAKTFVLQSAMPVMNQSLLSAAYYKANDTVVAQALATSVILMMVFTPAYVLIGNMLFR, from the coding sequence ATGAATCTCATCGAGGCATTCGGCGGCGTTTTTTCAATAATCTTGATGGTCTCCCTTGGCGTTGCCCTTTATGTAAAGGGATGGATCAAAAGCGATACCGAAGATTTTATAACTAAATTTGTGCTTAAAATAACTATCCCGCTTTTCATGTTTGTAAACGGCTATCACAATGTCACTGCAGAATTCCTCGAGTCATCATGGAAACAGGTGCTTATTGCTTTCGCCTCTATCATAATCGCTTATTTGCTGGGATTCGGGTTTAGTATTCTCTTTAAAATCCCGAAAAACGAACGCGGCATCTGCACTATGATCTTTTCGCTTTCCAATACGCTGTTTGTGGGGCTGCCTGTCTGCACCTATTATTTCGGACAGGAGGCTATCCCTTCCGTAATAATGTATTACATGGCGAATACCGTTATGTTCTGGACTGTCGGCACTGCTATGATTGCGCACGATGCCGGGCAAATAACACATTTTAGCCTTAAAACACTCGGAAGCATATTTTCGCCGCCTGTCACAGGCTTTGTGTTCGGTGGGGTTATCGCAATGGCGGGCATCACAATGCCACGATTCTTAGAGGAGACACTTTCCTCTGTCGGAGCCATGACAACTCCGCTTGTCACAATACTTACGGGTTTTGTTATCGCAAAAGCTGGCACCAAACGTATGCTGTCCTTTACCAGAACGAGCGTGCTTGGCCTTTTTGGGCGATATATAGTGTCACCCCTCATAATGATAGGACTTTTGGTGATGTTCGCGCCGACTCAGCTGACTGCAAAAACATTCGTCCTGCAAAGCGCAATGCCTGTAATGAATCAATCACTGCTTTCTGCCGCGTATTATAAGGCGAACGACACGGTGGTCGCTCAGGCTCTTGCGACAAGCGTCATACTGATGATGGTGTTTACTCCGGCTTATGTGCTTATC